The DNA region CGTTGTCGCAACGCAAAGTCGACGTGGCGAATTCACTGGCTCACCTCGACGGCGCGACCGCCACTCTCGGCGACCTGCTTCTGCAGGCGCGTCCGTCCCTGCAAAAGGTGGTCGCAGAGACCGATCGGACAGCGGGGCTTGTCGTGGCCGACCACGACTATTTCACGCATTTTCTCGACGGGCTGCTACCGAGTTATCAGGCGTTGGCACGGCAGGGTCTTTACGGCGATTTCCTGAGCGCCTATATGTGCGAAGGCGTTCTGAAGGTCAACGGTAAGGGTGGCCAGCCTGTCTATGTCCGACTGTTCAACCAGACGACTGGGCGGTGCGCACCGAAGTGATGAAGGCCTTTTCGCAGTACAACCCGAAACGGGTGGGAGCGGTTGGGTGCCTCACCGTGGCGCTCGTTGTCGGCGCTGCGCTGCAGTACGACCGCCTGCCCTTCTTCAATCAGGGCGCGAAGTACACCGCCGACTTTGCCGAGGCGGGCGGTCTGTCTGCCGGCGATCCGGTCCACGTCGCCGGGTACCGCGTCGGCCAGGTGTCCGACATCGCCCTGGACGGCCCCCGAGTACGGGTTAACTTCAGCGTGGACAAGGGCATTCGGCTGGGCGATCGCACCGAAGCGGCGATCAAGACCGAAACGCTACTCGGTTCCCGACTGCTCGAGGTTTCGCCCCGGGGGGAGACGCCGCTGTCGGGGGCGATCCCCCTGGATCGAACCACTTCACCGTATGAGCTCCCCGAGGCGCTGGGCACCCTGAGCGACACCATCGAAGGGCTCGACACTGCACAGCTCAACGACTCATTGACGACCCTGGCGGAGACCTTCAAGGACACCCCGGCCAACCTCCAGCTCGCGGTGAACGGCATTGGGCGGTTCTCGGAGACGATGAATAAGCGCGATACTCAGCTGCGCAGTCTGCTCTCAGATGCCAACAACGTCACCGGGGTTCTTCGGGAGCGCAGCGACGAGATCGTCAAACTCATCGCCGACAGCAATGGGCTACTGGCGCAGTTGCGGACCGAAAGCGGCGCACTCAGCGGTATCGCGTCGAATGTTTCCCTGCTGGCACAACAGGTCACCGGGGTGGTCGCCGAGAACAAGGACCAATTGCGGCCGGCGCTCGAGAAGCTGAACGGGGTGCTCGCCATGGTCGACGACAGGCAAGAGGACCTCAGCAAGTCGATCGGCCTGGTCAGCAAGTTCTCGCTCTCACTCGGCGAATCCGTCTCCGGTGGACCGTTTTTCAAGGAGTACATCGCCAACCTCGTTCCCGGGCAATTCATGCAGCCCTTCGTCGAGGCGGCCTTCTCCGACCTGGGTCTGGATCCGAGCGTCTTGCTCCCCTCGGAGCTCACCGACCCGCAAGTAGGGCAGCCTGCAACCCCTGCGCTGCCCGTTCCGTTCCCGCGCACCGGTCAAGGCGGCGAGCCACGACAGACCCTGCCCGACGCCATCACCGGGAATCCGGACGATCCACGCTACCCACTCAGGCCGGAGCCGGCCCAGCCCGCTCCAGGGGGGCCGGCACCAGGTCCACCGGAAGGTTACGACCCGCACGCCGTGCCGACGGCAGTGCCCACGTTGGTGGAACCCACGCCGCGACAGCTCGTTCCGCCTATGCCAGGGGAAACGCAATGACCACACGTAAGGGCCGAACGCTGCTGGCCGCTGGTTTGGCGTGCTTGATGCTGCTCGGCGCCGTCGTGGCATTCGGCGTGGTGGAACGCATTGAGCGGGTCCGTGTGACTGCGTACTTCGCGAACACCAACGGCCTGTACGCGGGTGACCAGGTTCGGATTCTGGGAGTCCCGGTGGGCGAGGTCGAGACCATCACCCCGGGACGCGACAACGCCAAGGTAACGTTCTGGTTCAACGGCAAATACACCGTTCCGGCCGACGCGGAAGCGGCGATCCTGGCGCCGGGCCTGGTCAGCGCTCGGGTCATCCAGTTGACACCCGCCTATACGGGTGGTCCAGCGCTGGCCGATGCTGCCGTGATTCCGCAACAGCGGACCGCGGTTCCCGCTGAGTACGACGACTTGCGCGTGCAACTGGAGAAACTGAACGAAAGCCTGCAGCCGACGACTCCCGGCGGGGTGGCACCGGCCGGTGCGCTGATCAACACCGGCGCGGCCAACCTGCGCGGCCGCGGTGCCGATGTGCGGCGCTCCCTCATCGAACTGTCCCAGGCATTGTCGGCGCTCGGCGATCACAGCGGCGACATCAGCGGAACCGTCAAGAACTTGTCAGTCCTGGTGACAGCGTTGGGATCCAGCGCCGACCTGCTCGAAGAACTCAACACCAACATGGCCGCGGTAACCAGCCTGATGAATCGGAAACCGCAGGCATTGGCGACAATGGTGCGCGACCTGGACCTCGCGGTGCGCGACGTCAATGGCTTCGTCGCGGACAACCGAGAGACGTTGGGAACCACCTCCGAAAAACTGGGGTCGATCACCACGATGCTGCACGAGCGGCTACCCGAGCTCAAGCAGATCCTGCACGTATCGCCGAACTCGCTGGCCAACTTCGCCAACGTCTACCGCCCGGCAACGGCCTCCTTCGCCGGAACGTTCGCGGTCACCAACTTCGCCAATCCGCTACAGTTCATCTGCAGCAGCATCCAAGCGGCCTCGCGCCTGAATTACGAACGGGCGGCGAAACTCTGCGTGCAATACCTGGCGCCGATCTTCAAGAACCGCGAGTACAACTTCCCACCCATCGGCACGACCATGGGTCTGCTGAATGGTCTGCCGGTCGCCGGGGCAATGGCGCGACCCAACGAGATCACCTTCAGCGAAGACTGGATGCGGCCCGACCACATCCCCCCGGGCGCAGCTACCACGGACCCGGCCGCCGGACTGTCCGGATTGATGGTTCCCCAGGGAGGCGGATCATGAACCCACGACAGCGATTTCGGGCCGTCACCGCAGTTCTGATCTGCGCCGCGACGATGACGTCGGGTTGTGGATGGCAAGGACTCAATTCACTGGCTCTGCCCGGGACCGCGGGCAACGGACCCGGGGCGTACGAGGTCAAGGCCGAGATTCCGGACATCACCAACATCGAACGCAACTCGCGGGTGCGGGTCGGTGACGTCACCGTCGGCAACGTCACCGATATCGACCTGCGGGGGTGGCATGCCCTAGTGACGATGAAGGTCGACAGCGATGTGGTGTTGCCGGCCAATGCCACCGCAACGGTGGGGCAGACCAGCTTGCTGGGGTCGCTGCACATCGAACTGGCGGCACCGAAAGACGCCGAACCGCAGGGACGACTGACGAACGGCGCACTGATATCGTTGGCTTCGACGGGGAGCTATCCCACCACGGAGCAGACGCTGGCCGCGGTCTCGTTCCTGCTCAACGGCGGTGGTTTGGGTCAGATCGGCGACATCACCGAATCGCTGACCACCGCGCTCGGGGACAATCGAGACCAGGATCTGCGCCAACTGGTCGAACACCTCGCCACCTTCACGGCGCGCCTCAACGAGCAGACCCAGGACATCATCGGCGCCGCCGAAAGTCTGAACAACCTCAGTGGCCAGCTCGCCGCGCAGCGACCCGTCATCGACGAGGCGCTGCACACCATTCCGCGTGCGGCCGCGGTACTTGCCGACGAGCGAGACAACCTGGTGGAGACCCTTGCCAAGACCGGCCAGCTGGCCGCGCTGACCAACGCCACCGTCGGTCCGACCAAAGATGCTCTGGTCCAACAGCTCAACGACCTGGGGCCGGTACTGGAGTCGCTGGCCAACGCCGGACCGGCGCTCACTCGTGCGCTCAGCCTGCTGGGGACCTTCCCGTTCCCGATGGAGAAGATCCGCCACTCCATCCGGGGCGACTACAACAACCTCACCCTCGTCTTCGACCTGACGCTGAGCCGCATCGATGGCGCGCTGCTGACCGGCACGCGGTTCGAAGGCAGCCTTACCGAGCTGGAACTGCAATGGGGCCGCACCATCGGACAGACCCCCAGCCCGTATACCGCCGGCAATCCGCTGATCGTGCCCTACAACTCGAATCAGGGATCTTGACATGCATCTGCAACGACGAATCAAGATCCAGTTCGTTGTCTTCACGGTGATCGCCGTTGTGTCGATGACCGCCCTCGCCTTCGGGTACGGCGGCCTGGGTGCCGCGTGGTTCGGGAGCGGACACCACACGGTGACGGTCGGGTTGCCCGAATCCGCTGGCCTCTACAGTCGGGCAAACGTCACGTACCGGGGCACCACCGTGGGCCGAGTCACCGATGTGCGACTCAGCAGCGACGGAGTGCAGGCGGTGCTGGCCTTGGACGCGGATGTCGAGATTCCGGCCGACGTCATCGCCGAGGTCCACAGCCAATCGGCGGTCGGCGAACAATTCGTGGCTCTGACGCCAGGCGGTACTACCGACCAGCCGTTGCGAAACGGCGATGTGATTCCGGT from Mycolicibacterium sp. MU0053 includes:
- a CDS encoding MCE family protein, encoding MKAFSQYNPKRVGAVGCLTVALVVGAALQYDRLPFFNQGAKYTADFAEAGGLSAGDPVHVAGYRVGQVSDIALDGPRVRVNFSVDKGIRLGDRTEAAIKTETLLGSRLLEVSPRGETPLSGAIPLDRTTSPYELPEALGTLSDTIEGLDTAQLNDSLTTLAETFKDTPANLQLAVNGIGRFSETMNKRDTQLRSLLSDANNVTGVLRERSDEIVKLIADSNGLLAQLRTESGALSGIASNVSLLAQQVTGVVAENKDQLRPALEKLNGVLAMVDDRQEDLSKSIGLVSKFSLSLGESVSGGPFFKEYIANLVPGQFMQPFVEAAFSDLGLDPSVLLPSELTDPQVGQPATPALPVPFPRTGQGGEPRQTLPDAITGNPDDPRYPLRPEPAQPAPGGPAPGPPEGYDPHAVPTAVPTLVEPTPRQLVPPMPGETQ
- a CDS encoding MCE family protein, whose amino-acid sequence is MTTRKGRTLLAAGLACLMLLGAVVAFGVVERIERVRVTAYFANTNGLYAGDQVRILGVPVGEVETITPGRDNAKVTFWFNGKYTVPADAEAAILAPGLVSARVIQLTPAYTGGPALADAAVIPQQRTAVPAEYDDLRVQLEKLNESLQPTTPGGVAPAGALINTGAANLRGRGADVRRSLIELSQALSALGDHSGDISGTVKNLSVLVTALGSSADLLEELNTNMAAVTSLMNRKPQALATMVRDLDLAVRDVNGFVADNRETLGTTSEKLGSITTMLHERLPELKQILHVSPNSLANFANVYRPATASFAGTFAVTNFANPLQFICSSIQAASRLNYERAAKLCVQYLAPIFKNREYNFPPIGTTMGLLNGLPVAGAMARPNEITFSEDWMRPDHIPPGAATTDPAAGLSGLMVPQGGGS
- a CDS encoding MCE family protein, whose translation is MNPRQRFRAVTAVLICAATMTSGCGWQGLNSLALPGTAGNGPGAYEVKAEIPDITNIERNSRVRVGDVTVGNVTDIDLRGWHALVTMKVDSDVVLPANATATVGQTSLLGSLHIELAAPKDAEPQGRLTNGALISLASTGSYPTTEQTLAAVSFLLNGGGLGQIGDITESLTTALGDNRDQDLRQLVEHLATFTARLNEQTQDIIGAAESLNNLSGQLAAQRPVIDEALHTIPRAAAVLADERDNLVETLAKTGQLAALTNATVGPTKDALVQQLNDLGPVLESLANAGPALTRALSLLGTFPFPMEKIRHSIRGDYNNLTLVFDLTLSRIDGALLTGTRFEGSLTELELQWGRTIGQTPSPYTAGNPLIVPYNSNQGS